Proteins co-encoded in one Nicotiana sylvestris chromosome 7, ASM39365v2, whole genome shotgun sequence genomic window:
- the LOC138873444 gene encoding uncharacterized protein has protein sequence MLGIGRARPTSMLLQLADRTVKRPSKILDDVLVQVGKFVFPVDFVILDCRVDEEILIILGRPFLDTGRASIDCETGELKMRLNNEELTFNVHKSMRRPSEFANCSLIDAVDVVLEEDDATLNIKDPLAACLMNLDEANGEDLAEWVLALEGQGFWKRELEFEPLHLEEKKTPPAKPSIEEPPKLELKPLPSHLRYVFLGPNSTLLVIISSSLLDVQAEQLLQMGTNLLENIKELNPNMKTCVYRKRESITIVKNEKNELISTRTVTGWRICMDYRKLNLTTRKDHLPLPFINQMLDRLAGRSHFCFLDGYSGYNQIFIAPEDREKTLFTCPYGIYAFRRMSFGLCNAPATFQRCMMAIFTDMVEEIMEVFMDDFSMVGNSFDDCLVNLRRVLKRCIETNLFLGGEKIKSYIQYTTQGDAMTKKEILAVVFAFDKFKSYLIGLKVIVYTDHAALRICVDNMIWRCIPEIDQSSILHACRVSPYGGHFEGVRTVAKILESGFYWPTLFKDAHLWIKGCDECQRTGNISRRHEMPMNPIQEVEMFDVWGIDFMGPFVSSYGNKYILIVVDYASKWVEAATLPTNYANGVIGFLKKNFFGITKP, from the exons ATGCTaggcattggaagagctagacccacatcTATGCTATTACAACTGGCTGACCGAACAGTGAAAAGACCCTCTAAGATTCTAGATGATGTGTTGGTGCAGGTTGGGAAGTTTGTGTTCCCAGTAGATTTTGTCATCCTTGACTGTCGGGTTGACGAGGAAATTctcataattttgggaagaccattcttggaCACTGGGAGAGCTTCAATTGATTGTGAAACTGGAGAGCTCAAAATGAGATTAAATAATGAAGAGTTAACATTCAACGTGCATAAATCTATGCGCAGACCTAGTGAATTTGCCAATTGCTCTCTAATAGATGCGGTGGATGTAGTGTTGGAGGAGGACGATGCAACATTGAACATTAAAGACCCTCTAGCAGCTTGTCTCATGAACTTAGATGAAGCTAATGGTGAAGACTTGGCAGAGTGGGTACTTGCTCTTGAAGGCCAAGGTTTTTGGAAAAGGGAGCTTGAgtttgagcccttgcacttggAGGAAAAAAaaactcctccagctaagccGTCAATAGAAGAGCCACCAAAGCTGGAACTGAAACCACTGCCATCTCATCTCAGGTATGTATTCTTAGGACCTAACTCAACTCTACTTGTTATTATCTCAtccagtttgttagatgtgcaggcagaACAGCTTTTGCAG ATGGGCACAAACCTTCTAGAGAACATCAAAGAGCTGAACCCCAATATGAAAACGTG TGTGTACCGAAAAAGGGAGAGTATAACGATAGTGAAAAATGAGAAGAATGAGTTGATCTCTACACGAACAGTCACAGGTTGGCGAATCTGTATGGACTATAGGAAGTTGAACTTGACCACCAGGAAGGACCACTTACCACTGCCATTCATTAATCAGATGCTAgatagattggcagggaggtctcACTTTTGCTTCCTAGAtgggtactcggggtataatcagattTTCATTGCCCCAGAGGATAGAGAGAAAACGTTGTTCACCTGCCCTTATGGAATCTATGCTTTTCGGCGAATGtcgtttggcctatgcaatgcacccgccacattccaaaggtgcatgatggccatcttCACAGATATGGTAGAGGAGAtaatggaggttttcatggatgacttctcaatGGTGGGGAATTCATTCGATGATTGCCTTGTGAACTTGAGGCGAGTGTTGAAAAGGTGTATCGAGACTAATCTG TTCTTGGGCGGcgaaaagataaaatcatacatCCAATATACTACGCAAGGAGATGCTATGACCAAAAAGGAGATACTGGCAGTGGTGTTCGCATTTGACAAGTTCAAGTCTTACCTGATTGGCTTAAAGGTAATTGTTTATACTGACCATGCTGCTCTCAG GATTTGTGTGGATAACATGATCTGGAGATGTATCCCCGAGATAGACCAGTCTTCTATTTTGCATGCTTGTCGCGTGTCACCATATGGTGGGCACTTCGAGGGAGTGAGGACGGTTGCGAAAATCTTGGAGTCGGGGTTCTATTGGCCAACATTGTTTAAAGATGCACATCTATGGATAAAggggtgtgatgaatgccaacgaactGGGAACATTTCCCGCagacatgagatgcccatgaacccaattcaggagGTAGAAATGTTTGATGTATGGGGGATCGACTTCATGGGTCCGTTCGTTAGCTCATATGGCAACAAGTACATACTCATCGTTGTGGACTACgcgtccaaatgggtagaagctgcaacACTCCCTACAAATTATGCAAATGGGGTAATTGGTTTTCTGAAAAAGAACTTTTtcgggataacgaaaccttga
- the LOC104244807 gene encoding uncharacterized protein has translation MGACASVPKGMRAEAMAAPPPEHPKEENTTTATTTTAPEVVEVKEGSDNAEPKEDEKVAEEKGADDKHQSLGSLLNESEAAKESAKDEKSSDSNAETKESKDEELPVSDAAVAQPSSS, from the exons atGGGTGCTTGTGCTAGTGTACCAAAGGGCATGAGGGCTGAGGCAATGGCAGCTCCTCCACCGGAACATCCGAAGGAGGAGAACACCACCACTGCCACCACCACCACCGCGCCTGAGGTGGTGGAGGTGAAAGAAGGTAGTGACAATGCCGAGCCAAAGGAGGATGAGAAGGTGGCTGAGGAGAAAGGTGCTGATGACAAGCACCAATCTCTAGGATCTTTGCTCAATGAG AGTGAAGCAGCCAAGGAGTCAGCTAAAGATGAGAAGAGCTCAGACAGCAATGCTGAAACCAAAGAATCAAAGGATGAGGAGCTTCCAGTATCAGATGCAGCTGTTGCACAACCCTCTTCTTCTTAA
- the LOC104244809 gene encoding uncharacterized protein isoform X1, whose translation MLNPSVYQLTFCCFCFRSMQVNHQQSDSPNQGSGDLQHALEGAASFGFSNMHDMNQQVLSLDAIETSRLDVYEAYNERSDDVEEVTVRREEKPPVVYRRTRWKMNKEKQPVVYSRMKWTDEMVKLLITAVSYIGEDVWSNGIFPKKGKWRAISNAMAERGHHVSPQQCEDKFNDLNKKFKRLNDILGRGTACCVVENPGLMEMMDLTHDAQEEVKKLLSSKQLFYQELCSYNNQNRLFLPDDRELQRSVLLALKRKDRYEPEYVVQDMSAKRKIVGEERVSNVVCAFINSDCNVLNPNSNGIHDYTNNEEAETLQNEQQIMHQLLQLEEQKLQIKAQILELEKQRVKCLRFRRREDRELQELKLENKAMMLENKRMELQLKRCETSLQTE comes from the exons ATGCTCAATCCAAGTGTATATCAGCTGACATTTTGCTGTTTTTGTTTCAG ATCAATGCAAGTTAATCACCAACAAAGCGATTCCCCTAACCAGGGCTCAGGGGATTTGCAGCATGCTCTGGAAGGTGCCGCATCCTTTGGTTTTAGCAACATGCATGACATGAACCAACAAGTGTTGTCTCTAGATGCTATCGAAACCAGTAGACTTGATGTGTATGAAGCTTATAATGAGAGGTCAGATGATGTAGAAGAAGTCACTGTACGTCGTGAAGAGAAACCGCCAGTTGTGTATCGGCGTACAAGATGGAAGATGAATAAAGAGAAACAGCCTGTTGTATACAGTCGTATGAAATGGACAGATGAGATGGTTAAGCTTTTGATCACTGCTGTTTCTTACATCGGAGAAGATGTTTGGTCCAATGGGATATTCCCAAAGAAAGGTAAATGGAGGGCTATTTCCAATGCTATGGCTGAAAGAGGTCATCATGTCTCACCTCAGCAGTGTGAGGATAAGTTTAATGATCTGAACAAAAAGTTCAAGAGACTGAATGATATTCTTGGGAGAGGCACTGCATGTTGTGTTGTGGAGAACCCTGGCCTTATGGAAATGATGGACCTGACTCATGATGCGCAGGAGGAAGTGAAGAAGCTTTTAAGTAGCAAACAGTTGTTCTATCAAGAATTGTGCTCATACAACAACCAAAATAGATTATTCCTTCCCGATGATCGGGAACTCCAGCGATCTGTGCTGTTGGCTCTCAAACGTAAGGACAGGTATGAGCCTGAATATGTTGTGCAGGATATGTCTGCAAAGAGAAAGATAGTCGGGGAAGAAAGAGTTTCCAATGTGGTCTGTGCATTCATTAATTCAGATTGTAATGTGCTTAATCCCAACAGCAATGGGATTCATGATTATACTAACAATGAGGAGGCAGAGACATTGCAGAATGAGCAGCAGATTATGCATCAGTTACTGCAGTTGGAAGAACAGAAGTTACAAATTAAGGCCCAAATTCTGGAACTGGAGAAGCAGAGAGTCAAGTGCCTGAGGTTCCGCCGGAGAGAAGACAGGGAGCTACAAGAACTGAAGCTGGAAAATAAGGCTATGATGCTTGAGAATAAGCGCATGGAGCTTCAGCTCAAGCGCTGTGAAACAAGTCTTCAGACTGAATAA
- the LOC104244809 gene encoding uncharacterized protein isoform X2, with product MQVNHQQSDSPNQGSGDLQHALEGAASFGFSNMHDMNQQVLSLDAIETSRLDVYEAYNERSDDVEEVTVRREEKPPVVYRRTRWKMNKEKQPVVYSRMKWTDEMVKLLITAVSYIGEDVWSNGIFPKKGKWRAISNAMAERGHHVSPQQCEDKFNDLNKKFKRLNDILGRGTACCVVENPGLMEMMDLTHDAQEEVKKLLSSKQLFYQELCSYNNQNRLFLPDDRELQRSVLLALKRKDRYEPEYVVQDMSAKRKIVGEERVSNVVCAFINSDCNVLNPNSNGIHDYTNNEEAETLQNEQQIMHQLLQLEEQKLQIKAQILELEKQRVKCLRFRRREDRELQELKLENKAMMLENKRMELQLKRCETSLQTE from the coding sequence ATGCAAGTTAATCACCAACAAAGCGATTCCCCTAACCAGGGCTCAGGGGATTTGCAGCATGCTCTGGAAGGTGCCGCATCCTTTGGTTTTAGCAACATGCATGACATGAACCAACAAGTGTTGTCTCTAGATGCTATCGAAACCAGTAGACTTGATGTGTATGAAGCTTATAATGAGAGGTCAGATGATGTAGAAGAAGTCACTGTACGTCGTGAAGAGAAACCGCCAGTTGTGTATCGGCGTACAAGATGGAAGATGAATAAAGAGAAACAGCCTGTTGTATACAGTCGTATGAAATGGACAGATGAGATGGTTAAGCTTTTGATCACTGCTGTTTCTTACATCGGAGAAGATGTTTGGTCCAATGGGATATTCCCAAAGAAAGGTAAATGGAGGGCTATTTCCAATGCTATGGCTGAAAGAGGTCATCATGTCTCACCTCAGCAGTGTGAGGATAAGTTTAATGATCTGAACAAAAAGTTCAAGAGACTGAATGATATTCTTGGGAGAGGCACTGCATGTTGTGTTGTGGAGAACCCTGGCCTTATGGAAATGATGGACCTGACTCATGATGCGCAGGAGGAAGTGAAGAAGCTTTTAAGTAGCAAACAGTTGTTCTATCAAGAATTGTGCTCATACAACAACCAAAATAGATTATTCCTTCCCGATGATCGGGAACTCCAGCGATCTGTGCTGTTGGCTCTCAAACGTAAGGACAGGTATGAGCCTGAATATGTTGTGCAGGATATGTCTGCAAAGAGAAAGATAGTCGGGGAAGAAAGAGTTTCCAATGTGGTCTGTGCATTCATTAATTCAGATTGTAATGTGCTTAATCCCAACAGCAATGGGATTCATGATTATACTAACAATGAGGAGGCAGAGACATTGCAGAATGAGCAGCAGATTATGCATCAGTTACTGCAGTTGGAAGAACAGAAGTTACAAATTAAGGCCCAAATTCTGGAACTGGAGAAGCAGAGAGTCAAGTGCCTGAGGTTCCGCCGGAGAGAAGACAGGGAGCTACAAGAACTGAAGCTGGAAAATAAGGCTATGATGCTTGAGAATAAGCGCATGGAGCTTCAGCTCAAGCGCTGTGAAACAAGTCTTCAGACTGAATAA
- the LOC138873445 gene encoding uncharacterized protein, which yields MGGMQPHNNVAPYQRPQGYNNQNQHQGYHPPQRQHGGRQEDGFDRLEAMIQQVNGSNVKMSERVDAHESAIKNIEVQLGQISMSLNNRPHGTLPADTQVNPKDQGPKQLMVVSLQVTVQPAQEETNTQIEAEKEAETAQESIVEVVSDKEKTQIIGRKRPPAPFPQRLAKYQKEEQYKKFLEILKQIQVNIPLIDALKEMLGYAKMMKDLMSQKFDFQDLATMTLTQTCSAVVTRPFSEKLSDPGSFTIPCTIGNFVFAKALCDLGDSINLMPLVGKFMFPADFVILDCKVDEEIPIILGRSFLATGQALIDCETGELR from the exons ATGGGAGGCATGCAACCTCACAATAATGTGGCACCATACCAAAGGCCACAGGGATACAACAATCAAAATCAACATCAGGGTTACCATCCTCCTCAACGGCAACATGGTGGGAGACAGGAAGATGGGTTTGATAGACTCGAGGCAATGATACAGCAGGTTAATGGGTCAAATGTGAAAATgagtgaaagagtagatgcacatgagtcagctataaagaatattgaagtgcagttGGGCCAAATTTCgatgtctttgaataatcgtcctcatgggacattgcctgcagacacgcaggtaaatccaaaagatcaaggcccgaagcagctgatggTAGTAAGTCTAC aggtgacagtacagcctgctcaggaagaaaccaacacacagattgaggctgagaaagaagctgagacagcCCAGGAATCGATAGTTGAGGTGGTGTCTGACAAAGAAAAAACCCAAATCATTGGGAGGAAGAGACCTCCAGCACCATTCCCACAAAGGCTGGCCAAATACCAGaaagaggaacaatacaagaaattcttggagatactgaaacaaatccaggtaaatattccattaaTTGATGCTTTAAAGGAGATGCttggttatgcaaaaatgatgaaggacttgatgtcccaaaaatttgatttccaagacttggccacaatGACTCTAACTCAGACTTGCAGTGCTGTGGTGACTAGACCATTTTCTGAAAAGTTGTCTGATCCAGGAAGTTTCAcaattccttgcaccattggtaACTTTGTCTTTGCCaaggcactttgtgatttgggggatagcataaatcttatgcccctg GTAGGGAAATTtatgttccctgcagattttgtgattctggattgcaaggtggatgaagaaattcccataattttagGAAGGTCGTTCTTGGCCACAGGGCaagctctcattgattgtgaaactggggagctcagatga